The following proteins come from a genomic window of Aspergillus oryzae RIB40 DNA, chromosome 4:
- a CDS encoding uncharacterized protein (predicted protein), which translates to MYLARAWLALWLVLHAQQGQTLVLEEISHTQVEPNPLVVRGVEHTNLDLLKQDSFYYSGEQNGQSSFANFTVSLDGEQENIVSMERFEDLLESIHCTNTSVVMSFKEEQAFTYAEHAWQWVNDMGNRTFVLIVGKGCCKWNTNRLPFIISKVTSDENTKTMKLHGKGSSWLEIAHTYELNIGKQRASTSTARRDIDRSASLEFNHVIPVKSGRLPDDNIDVTWECADCSTQGAFELDFHVKTVAGIPKTGSLHLSPNAVSATFMPRLAFDGDLKDQKSGEIDLGRIPITGISIPGGILNIGPQMVFSLGYVIGPLTGSATVTAGITANLDDSAEVSIDLESRSVDSDGWTPSVEAIPMSVDAELEGEIELYPKASLQISAQVIGNVPVSTNKTSRLTEIGKGVEVGLNLKPSLAATMAAIHSTDGACPDDPKHRENGITVDPSASVSLNFEATFGDNNGEPDVNHVLAEYTAPLESRCYPLGPEPSSTPTPSGSPTPSSSAHPTSSEIPSSSSDAPISSTTPSSVPPSSSTSPSSSILPSTSSATQPSKRAHHHHRRMGSHQRHRLL; encoded by the exons ATGTATCTTGCACGCGCTTGGTTAGCCTTGTGGCTTGTACTACACGCCCAGCAGGGTCAGACTCTGGTGCTCGAGGAAATCAGTCATACGCAGGTGGAGCCGAATCCCCTGGTTGTGCGTGGCGTTGAGCACACGAACCTTGATCTACTCAAACAAGACTCATTTTATTACAGTG GGGAACAAAATGGCCAGTCATCTTTCGCCAACTTCACAGTCTCACTTGACGGCGAGCAAGAGAATATTGTGTCCATGGAACGTTTTGAGGACCTTCTCGAGTCAATTCACTGCACCAACACCAGTGTAGTTATGAGCTTCAAGGAGGAGCAAGCCTTTACCTACGCAGAGCACGCCTGGCAATGGGTCAATGATATGGGTAACCGCACTTTCGTATTGATAGTTGGAAAGGGCTGCTGCAAATGGAACACCAACAGGCTTCCATTCATCATTTCCAAAGTTACATCCGACGAAAACACCAAGACAATGAAGCTTCATGGTAAAGGCTCAAGCTGGCTCGAGATCGCACATACCTATGAGCTCAATATAGGAAAGCAAAGGGCCTCCACTTCCACAGCAAGACGTGATATTGACCGATCAGCATCTCTGGAattcaaccatgtcataCCAGTGAAAAGTGGAAGACTTCCAGATGATAATATCGACGTTACTTGGGAATGTGCTGATTGTAGCACTCAAGGTGCTTTTGAACTTGATTTTCACGTGAAGACCGTTGCTGGAATTCCCAAGACCGGAAGCTTGCACCTTAGCCCTAACGCTGTATCAGCCACCTTTATGCCACGACTTGCATTTGATGGTGACCTCAAGGACCAGAAGAGCGGAGAGATTGATCTAGGAAGGATTCCTATCACTGGAATCTCCATTCCAGGCGGCATCCTGAACATCGGACCTCAAATGGTTTTCAGTCTTGGATATGTCATCGGTCCATTGACTGGGTCTGCTACCGTCACGGCTGGTATTACTGCCAACCTCGATGATTCTGCTGAGGTATCCATAGACCTTGAATCTCGTAGCGTGGACTCAGATGGCTGGACGCCTTCTGTCGAGGCCATTCCTATGTCAGTGGATGCGGAACTAGAGGGTGAAATTGAGCTTTATCCTAAAGCATCCTTGCAGATTTCTGCCCAGGTAATAGGTAATGTCCCCGTTTCAACTAATAAAACGTCTAGGCTAACAGAAATAGGCAAGGGAGTCGAAGTCGGTCTTAATTTGAAACCAAGTCTTGCTGCTACTATGGCTGCTATACATT CGACTGATGGAGCCTGTCCTGATGATCCCAAACACCGAGAGAATGGCATCACCGTCGACCCATCCGCGAGTGTTAGTCTCAACTTTGAAGCCACATTTGGTGATAACAACGGCGAACCGGATGTCAATCATGTTCTTGCT GAATATACTGCACCACTTGAGTCACGATGTTACCCGCTCGGTCCTGAACCTAGCAGTACTCCGACTCCTTCAGGAagtccaacaccatccagTAGTGCtcatccaacatcctcaGAAattccatcatcttcctcggatGCTCCAATATCGTCTACTACCCCTTCATCGGTCCCgccaagctcatcaacatcgccttcttcctccatccttCCATCCACCTCGTCAGCAACTCAGCCAAGCAAACGCgcgcaccaccaccaccgtcgTATGGGCTCTCATCAGCGTCATAGGCTCTTGTAG
- a CDS encoding uncharacterized protein (predicted protein) yields the protein MSAQGRLWDIQHGVEGEVEAGKGQITRYSNGQPTRFTFKKRFQRTPNVQITPILTNRHGTFNPFYLYLMSPSGGPPADEDGFYLGIYSKPGVSMDFEYFATGIYDGED from the exons ATGAGCGCTCAAG GCCGACTCTGGGATATCCAGCACGGAGTTGAGGGGGAGGTCGAGGCGGGAAAGGGCCAAATAACACGATATTCCAACGGGCAGCCGACGCGATTCACCTTCAAGAAACGCTTTCAACGCACCCCGAATGTGCAGATCACTCCCATCCTGACCAACCGCCATGGGACATTCAACCCCTTTTACCTCTACCTGATGAGTCCGTCCGGAGGTCCACCGGCAGACGAGGACGGGTTTTATCTTGGGATCTATAGCAAACCGGGTGTTAGTATGGATTTTGAGTATTTTGCTACTGGTATTTATGACGGGGAAGATTAG
- a CDS encoding uncharacterized protein (predicted protein): MAAYSAQLRGASRVFVVDRVPERLAVAEKIGCTPIDFTKGDAVDQIIRLNGGEVDRSVDAVGYQAVDTSGSKEKPNIVLENMIRVTRACGGMGIPGLYVPRLDHAEVAYEKFDKREDGYTKVLIHPNGGFESTTVGQVTSKL; the protein is encoded by the exons ATGGCAGCTTACTCAGCTCAACTTCGCGGAGCTTCTCGCGTCTTCGTTGTAGACCGTGTTCCTGAGAGACTGGCTGTTGCGGAAAAGATCGGCTGTACCCCAATTGACTTCACCAAGGGTGATGCCGTGGACCAGATTATTCGTCTCAACGGCGGAGAGGTCGACCGCTCCGTGGATGCTGTCGGTTACCAGGCCGTAGACACCAGCGGCTCGAAGGAAAAGCCGAACATTGTGCTTGAGAACATGATCCGTGTCACCAGGGCCTGCGGAGGCATGGGAATTCCTGGACTCTACGTGCCAAG ACTCGACCATGCGGAAGTTGCGTACGAGAAGTTCGACAAAAGAGAGGACGGCTACACAAAGGTGCTGATCCATCCGAACGGGGGATTCGAATCTACGACAGTTGGCCAG GTTACGTCAAAATTATGA
- a CDS encoding uncharacterized protein (predicted protein) — MDDQDEVDKELLRTFIPRVTRIHARIRTTQSSQCPEPTNDVFKEERRFFEDSWKQIIQSIVQQRSSPITFVPEDGSFPYHPFGAAASYSDVADSEGHRLRTLWETFAQEASSS; from the exons ATGGATG ACCAGGACGAGGTGGACAAGGAACTTCTCCGCACTTTCATTCCTCGT GTGACCCGTATCCATGCCAGAATCAGAACAACGCAATCATCGCAATGCCCAGAACCAACAAACGACGTGTtcaaagaggaaaggaggttCTTCGAAGATTCCTGGAAACAGATTATCCAGTCAATTGTTCAACAGAGGTCATCTCCGATTACCTTTGTTCCAGAGGATGG ATCGTTCCCATATCATCCCTTCGGCGCTGCCGCTAGCTACTCCGATGTTGCTGATAGTGAAGGCCATCGCCTTCGGACCCTTTGGGAGACGTTTGCCCAGGAGGCAAGCTCCTCGTAA
- a CDS encoding uncharacterized protein (predicted protein) produces MKMATTHPRTIPYLTSPTMNFDLPSYSSMTDSRVGVCPWKGGTYIIRDPETKLVIALEKGILGLYPEASVVESIYQFGRGSHWHCVENDRMWLGFYNAVSGTYIGHDNRKSNWRFQAKAERHDEWEWFCARQHPDGGHVLLVKHWGEFLPMRIGGKDNRELMVDAKREGGTVWEFIKVDLEK; encoded by the exons atgaagatggctacAACACACCCACGCACGATACCTTATCTCACATCTCCAACGATGA ACTTTGACCTGCCGAGCTACTCGAGCATGACCGACAGTCGAGTGGGAGTGTGTCCCTGGAAAGGAGGCACGTACATCATCCGCGACCCCGAGACCAAGCTCGTCATAGCCCTAGAGAAGGGTATCTTGGGCTTGTACCCAGAAGCAAGCGTAGTGGAGAGCATATACCAGTTCGGTCGTGGCAGTCACTGGCACTGTGTGGAGAACGACCGTATGTGGCTCGGCTTCTATAACGCAGTCTCGGGTACATATATTGGTCATGATAATCGGAAGAGCAACTGGCGCTTCCAGGCTAAGGCAGAGCGGCATGATGAGTGGGAGTGGTTTTGTGCGCGGCAGCACCCAGATGGTGGTCACGTCTTGCTGGTGAAGCACTGGGGTGAGTTTCTGCCGATGAGAATCGGGGGGAAAGATAACCGGGAGTTAATGGTGGATGCGAAACGAGAGGGTGGCACTGTTTGGGAGTTTATCAAAGTTGATTTGGAAAAGTGA
- a CDS encoding fungal specific transcription factor domain-containing protein (predicted protein) gives MERFKDKKTILTEMSGLIYVMCALAAPFYCARVIASKEDGPSSAVLYFDAGRGWAEAAMQCLFSSFGSPRIECIITAVLLHEYYLRVGDYAKGFLISGFIARHVQLLQLNMEYDDDILCRKSKMSWAAKETRRRVLWACYLLDASIECGINQLCLISSSDIYVQLPCSEDLFVRNIPCNTEMLTRGKLLPFADAAVVSAAENLDIRAYYIRAMAIRSKILKYVKHLEGEIPWEVTETSQFHKLDNEIRELDASIPDSLKMSAENIYIFKASGRLNLFFGVHILIAQTFNDLYRVGVSRLVFPNTATKWIRENAPAEFIKLCHRTCISKAAYIGSLLQDLWNCHKLSIVDLPYAVHTQICSSVLVTSLSSWREPEPPLPHISHSDYKDILQTNVTILKYLQRYIKADLYYESATQALKHFNTRFSNETPERRATSSIRETSPIESNDHNRPSQSSLEHILNPLGTYPMARKQVQHYDQQHARDGTSDKPSVPQSDIAAFCPSTADNPANMDGFLGFQDQSFFSQFPDWAPDIPIISDMGYPTFLDQYPVSIADGGLVI, from the coding sequence ATGGAGCgcttcaaagacaaaaagacGATCTTGACCGAGATGTCTGGCTTGATATATGTCATGTGTGCATTGGCTGCTCCATTTTACTGTGCAAGGGTGATCGCCTCCAAGGAGGATGGACCTAGCTCCGCCGTGTTATACTTTGATGCTGGTAGGGGCTGGGCAGAGGCCGCGATGCAATGTTTGTTTTCGAGCTTTGGGAGTCCGCGAATCGAGTGTATCATTACAGCGGttcttctccatgaataTTACCTGAGGGTCGGCGATTATGCTAAGGGATTCCTGATCTCAGGCTTCATCGCGCGACATGTTCAACTCCTACAGCTGAATATGGAGTACGATGACGACATCCTGTGTCGGAAGAGTAAGATGTCATGGGCTGCAAAGGAGACTAGGAGACGCGTTCTATGGGCTTGCTATCTCCTCGATGCTTCTATAGAATGTGGTATTAACCAGCTTTGCTTAATATCCTCCAGCGATATTTACGTGCAGCTCCCCTGCTCCGAAGACCTGTTTGTGCGTAACATCCCATGCAATACAGAAATGCTGACCAGAGGCAAACTACTTCCCTTCGCTGACGCTGCGGTGGTGAGTGCGGCTGAGAATCTTGATATCCGTGCATACTATATTAGAGCAATGGCTATCCGCTCCAAGATCTTGAAATATGTCAAGCACTTGGAGGGTGAAATCCCCTGGGAGGTCACTGAAACTTCTCAGTTTCATAAACTCGACAACGAAATCAGGGAGCTCGATGCTTCCATTCCGGACAGTCTCAAGATGTCCGCGgagaatatatacatcttCAAGGCGTCTGGTCGCTTGAACCTGTTTTTTGGCGTGCATATACTCATTGCCCAGACCTTCAATGACTTGTATCGTGTTGGTGTATCACGACTGGTATTCCCGAATACAGCGACTAAATGGATACGGGAAAACGCACCAGCTGAATTCATCAAGCTCTGCCATCGCACCTGTATCAGCAAGGCCGCCTATATCGGATCCTTATTACAAGATCTCTGGAATTGCCATAAGTTGAGCATCGTCGACCTTCCCTATGCGGTCCACACACAGATATGTAGCAGCGTCCTGGTCACCAGCCTTTCGTCATGGAGAGAGCCCGAACCTCCGCTGCCTCACATATCGCATAGTGACTATAAGGATATATTACAGACCAACGTCACAATCTTAAAGTACCTGCAAAGGTATATCAAGGCAGACTTATACTATGAGTCGGCGACACAAGCTCTAAAGCACTTCAACACACGATTCTCAAACGAAACTCCCGAACGCAGAGCAACTAGTTCCATAAGAGAAACCAGTCCGATAGAAAGTAACGATCATAATAGACCGTCGCAGTCTTCCTTGGAGCATATATTGAATCCATTGGGCACATATCCCATGGCTCGCAAGCAGGTGCAACATTATGATCAGCAACATGCGCGTGATGGGACATCAGACAAGCCGTCAGTCCCGCAATCAGATATTGCGGCCTTCTGCCCATCTACCGCCGATAATCCCGCGAATATGGATGGATTCTTGGGTTTCCAGGACCAATCGTTCTTCAGTCAATTTCCAGACTGGGCACCCGACATTCCAATCATCAGTGACATGGGATACCCTACGTTCTTGGATCAGTACCCTGTCAGTATTGCTGATGGGGGCTTAGTGATCTAG
- a CDS encoding uncharacterized protein (uncharacterized conserved protein), with the protein MSETKSAEPDVISSSRDEESIPPRPAKNIWARIYHDPWFQVSLISFISFCNPGMYNALTGMGGSGQVDGTVAANSNVATHACTAGAALVLVGAFYKYLGPRLSLLIGGWTYALYAGSLLHFNRTANGAFVIAAGAILGLGAAFFWVAQGTIMVTYTNDNTRGRAIALFWVVFNLGGAIGSLASFGLNFHSKSGTVTDSTYIAYIVVMLFGWVLSVFVCSTESLSRKYHGSRISQDSKAVNWSNLKRTIMETVKIVFDWRVMCLYPMFYNANVFYSYQQNTVNGMTFNLRTRSLNGALYWIAQMVGGLLMGSVLDLKGINRRARAWIGWAVLFVTGMAIWGGGYKFQLWNDQRMQLGFKQDIDYKAGSQYLGPMFLYFFYGAYDSFWQSYCYWIIGAQSQNPVVNAVIVGTYSALKPAGGAMAWRINANKLNAMSEFAMNWGLCIGSLLVALPSVLTLRKGKDNVETDHC; encoded by the coding sequence ATGTCGGAAACAAAGTCCGCTGAGCCGGATGTAATTTCATCCTCTCGCGATGAAGAATCGATTCCCCCAAGGCCAGCCAAAAATATCTGGGCCAGAATATACCACGATCCGTGGTTTCAAGTGTCCTTGATTtcgtttatttctttctgcaATCCGGGTATGTACAATGCTCTCACTGGAATGGGAGGCTCTGGCCAGGTAGACGGCACTGTTGCTGCAAATTCGAATGTCGCGACTCATGCATGCACTGCTGGCGCGGCCCTGGTTCTAGTGGGCGCATTCTACAAATACCTCGGCCCTCGATTGTCTCTCCTTATCGGAGGATGGACCTATGCTCTATACGCAGGGTCATTACTGCACTTCAACAGAACGGCAAACGGCGCATTCGTGATTGCGGCGGGCGCGATTCTAGGTCTTGGTGCCGCTTTCTTTTGGGTGGCCCAAGGTACGATCATGGTTACCTATACCAACGATAACACCCGTGGACGAGCCATCGCTCTCTTCTGGGTCGTGTTTAACCTCGGGGGAGCTATAGGCTCTCTTGCCAGTTTCGGGCTGAACTTCCATTCCAAATCTGGCACTGTGACCGACTCCACGTACATTGCTTATATAGTTGTTATGCTGTTTGGGTGGGTTCTGTCGGTGTTTGTGTGCTCGACTGAGTCCCTGTCTCGCAAATACCACGGCAGTAGGATCTCGCAGGATTCGAAGGCCGTCAATTGGTCCAACCTCAAGCGCACGATTATGGAAACAGTCAAAATTGTTTTCGACTGGAGGGTCATGTGCCTGTATCCCATGTTCTACAATGCCAATGTGTTCTATTCATATCAGCAAAATACCGTGAACGGCATGACATTCAACCTGCGCACACGCTCGCTCAATGGCGCATTGTACTGGATCGCTCAAATGGTGGGAGGACTTCTGATGGGCTCTGTCCTAGATCTCAAGGGGATCAACCGCCGAGCCCGAGCATGGATTGGCTGGGCGGTATTATTTGTCACAGGCATGGCTATCTGGGGAGGAGGATACAAGTTCCAGCTCTGGAATGACCAACGTATGCAGCTCGGGTTCAAACAGGACATTGACTACAAGGCTGGTAGTCAGTACCTCGGTCCGATGTTCTTGTACTTTTTCTACGGCGCCTACGACTCGTTTTGGCAGTCGTATTGCTATTGGATTATTGGGGCGCAGTCCCAAAATCCTGTGGTCAATGCTGTGATTGTCGGTACCTATTCTGCTCTTAAGCCTGCGGGTGGTGCCATGGCCTGGCGAATTAATGCGAACAAACTTAACGCCATGTCTGAGTTTGCTATGAACTGGGGACTTTGCATTGGTAGCCTTTTGGTAGCACTTCCTTCTGTGTTGACGCTtaggaaggggaaagacaATGTGGAAACAGACCACTGTTGA
- a CDS encoding putative glucokinase regulator family protein (predicted sugar phosphate isomerase) produces MAPSTDVERLDLLQTEARTSTADKIDLLDTLGLCEEFNKEERRVGGAVACCLPTIASLIDDLAPRLEAGGRLIYVGAGNSGRVGFMDCSELPVTFSVDPQQFLTVVAGGTEAIIQAQEGAEDVESDGALRMEALQLNEKDTVIGISASGRTPFVLGALRVALKHDALTAGITNTYPSRIDKLGVKHSICPLVGPEFLTGSTRLKAGSAAKQILNMISTCSMVKLGKTYKGLMIDVRVNNWKLKARGRRIVRQVCNGAPMHIIEKNGLPSSQAVDVPETADGDAIIDSLIRECQGSVKLACAVAISGFPPDVSKQMLDSAGGNFHVFVQGIRMKAPPSPVSLGESDYCLCVDGGGTNCTVSIATESMVVGQGVAGPCNFNAVTLDELMDQIKLATKRASSTILARQGFGYPNLPRFSKVWVGLAGLYHADQVATLTRRLEELFDVSIKNGTLRLTSDGILLGSCIAMDDSVECAISVIAGTGSVATAFKKAPSNEIVQVGRTGGWGYLIGDQGSAFDIGKRALQLVLSSVEQRQFQATHELTEFERVILEELNSNEAGVLTQIYHSDAKPKEKISDMAKVVTKLGFRERDPDPQALGILTSAAGTLVQHIKPLTEICDPRKCALILSGALMNLPDYQNLILQEWDKQQQSPFKKVLVVNDASGYAAQFLARQNMTIY; encoded by the coding sequence ATGGCGCCATCGACAGATGTTGAACGTCTGGACCTGCTGCAGACAGAGGCCCGAACCTCAACTGCGGACAAGATCGATCTGCTTGACACACTGGGACTCTGTGAAGAATTCAATAAAGAAGAGAGGCGAGTTGGAGGAGCTGTCGCGTGCTGTCTACCAACTATTGCATCATTGATTGACGACTTAGCTCCGAGACTCGAAGCTGGAGGCAGGCTCATCTATGTCGGAGCCGGGAATAGCGGCCGGGTCGGGTTCATGGATTGCAGTGAACTGCCGGTGACCTTCTCGGTCGACCCCCAACAGTTTCTAACTGTCGTTGCAGGGGGTACTGAAGCCATAATTCAAGCCCAGGAAGGTGCTGAGGATGTGGAAAGTGACGGAGCTCTGAGAATGGAGGCTCTCCAGCTGAATGAGAAGGACACAGTAATTGGAATCTCAGCATCGGGAAGAACCCCATTTGTTCTAGGAGCACTTCGAGTAGCTCTTAAGCATGATGCACTTACGGCTGGAATTACGAACACGTATCCCTCTAGAATTGACAAGCTCGGAGTCAAACACAGCATATGTCCTTTGGTTGGACCCGAATTTCTCACGGGAAGCACTAGACTCAAAGCAGGCAGCGCTGCTAAACAGATCCTCAACATGATCAGCACCTGCTCGATGGTAAAACTTGGCAAAACATATAAGGGCCTCATGATTGATGTACGAGTGAATAATTGGAAACTGAAGGCGCGTGGGAGAAGAATTGTGCGTCAGGTTTGCAATGGAGCCCCGATGCACATCATAGAGAAGAACGGGCTACCGTCGTCACAGGCGGTTGATGTCCCTGAAACAGCTGATGGCGATGCGATCATTGACTCTTTGATCCGGGAGTGTCAGGGCAGTGTCAAGCTAGCCTGTGCAGTGGCTATCTCCGGCTTTCCTCCTGATGTTTCCAAGCAGATGCTTGATTCTGCAGGTGGTAACTTCCACGTTTTCGTTCAAGGAATTAGAATGAAGGCTCCGCCAAGCCCCGTGTCTCTTGGTGAGTCCGATTACTGTCTTTGCGTGGACGGCGGTGGAACGAACTGCACTGTGTCGATTGCAACAGAGTCCATGGTTGTTGGTCAAGGGGTCGCTGGTCCCTGTAATTTCAACGCGGTTACTCTAGACGAACTTATGGATCAAATAAAGCTGGCCACAAAACGGGCGTCCTCAACGATCCTTGCAAGGCAGGGATTTGGCTATCCCAACCTACCAAGGTTCTCGAAGGTCTGGGTAGGATTGGCTGGGCTATACCATGCGGACCAGGTTGCAACATTGACCCGTCGCCTGGAGGAGCTCTTTGACGTTTCTATAAAGAATGGAACACTGCGACTGACCAGTGACGGTATACTCCTCGGCTCCTGTATTGCAATGGATGACTCGGTCGAATGTGCGATTTCCGTGATTGCCGGGACAGGATCGGTAGCAACTGCCTTCAAAAAGGCCCCTTCAAACGAGATTGTCCAAGTTGGTCGGACAGGAGGTTGGGGCTACCTTATTGGGGATCAAGGGAGCGCTTTTGATATCGGCAAGAGGGCACTTCAGCTTGTTTTGTCCAGTGTCGAGCAAAGACAATTCCAAGCTACTCACGAGCTCACAGAGTTCGAGAGGGTGATCTTGGAAGAACTCAACTCTAACGAAGCAGGTGTCCTTACGCAAATATACCACTCGGATGCTAAGCCTAAAGAGAAAATAAGTGACATGGCGAAGGTTGTCACAAAGTTAGGGTTTCGAGAACGGGACCCCGATCCTCAAGCGCTAGGAATCCTAACATCTGCAGCCGGTACTTTGGTTCAGCACATCAAACCACTCACTGAGATCTGTGACCCTCGTAAATGTGCACTCATTCTGTCTGGTGCCTTAATGAACCTTCCTGACTATCAGAATTTGATCCTACAGGAGTGGGACAAGCAACAGCAGTCACCATTCAAGAAAGTTTTGGTGGTCAATGATGCATCAGGCTATGCTGCTCAGTTTCTAGCTAGACAGAATATGACAATATACTAG